gctattttttctttcatgttTGAAATCAATACTGGTAGTTCAAGGGTGAGGAGGTAACAGCTATCATGAATGACTTTGACAATCCGGGTACATTAGCTCCCACTGGATTGTACATCGGGGGCACTAAATACATGGTGATTCAAGGCGAGCCTGGTGCTGTCATCCGAGGGAAGAAGGTATTGCAATCTGATATCTTTCTTAGCTTTCAAGACGACATGTATCACAGCCTGTTGTTGTAAGTTagttttacttttttcaaataaatatgaaatttgtttTGGCATAGGGATCCGGTGGTGCTACAGTTAAAAAAACCAATCTGGCCTTGATCATTGGCATCTATGATGAGCCAATGACTCCAGGCCAGTGCAACATGGTTGTGGAGAAGATTGGCGACTATCTTATTGAACAGGGTCTTTAATTGTTTGGTAAGTATTGTCCTTTAGCATGACCTTCGCTACAAATTGTAATAAGATCTTTGGCCATTAACCTTGCACTTGCTGACTTCCTTTTTGCAGTGATGTCGTCCTTTATACGGTATTTGGAGTTGTGGGTTCTTGGTTATGACAAGAAGAGTTTGGTGTTTCAGAAGTGATAGATGGTCTCTCTGCCTCAAATTTAAACAGGGcttgtttttgcattttctggTTATGAAAACTGTTATGATTCCATGTGagtaaattatgtatttttggtGGTTCTTCCGATggatgttcaaattttattgataccTTTGCGGGTAAAGAAttggatttgatataattttttgccggccttgtattttctaatttcGACATGAGGTTTAGTAAAGTGACCACTAACGCCAGTTGTTGCAAAAGCTTTGTTATGGGCTTACAGCGCTGGCGCTATAATGGTCCACCTAGGGCCAGCAGAGAGAAATGAGCCTAGGGACCGAAGTAGGCTCGGCcgaagtttatttttttgttttcatttttaaggataattacacccctCTTTTATGAATATTGACGTACATATAAAcctcaatttgaaaaattatatttaatatctttaaaattggttttaatttgttagtaaatttaacatatttaataaaaaatgatattttatgttctaactaaTTATTGTAgatcattaaaaaattttgtaactaatattatttttataaaggtgaaattatattttttttttatgtattaatgtGTAAAGATATATAGCAAGGGGGTTGGACCCCTTATCTAATTGTGCTGATGGTTACCATTGCCGATCCCACCCCCTGATGTCACCCAAAAAGTCCTAGGTATTCCTTATAAATGTACATGATAAGCAATAGAACTTCCTAATCGGAAGGTAAGAACGAAAGACTTGAGTAATTAGGCTAAACAAACGAATGGATAGGTAGCTAATTCCCCTGAGCGGTAGGAAAGCATTCGAATTAGTCTGCTCTTGACTGGTTGCTAAGGCAGTTGCATTTGGTAATCAAGGGGAAGGCAGTGCCTTACTCGAGTCCTAGCTGGGCCCATGAAGCCCAAAAGGCGTGAGGTGAGCTGGCATAACTGAGAATGAGGTGTTGCGCTTTCCAAAGAGCATCTAGCATGTCAAAAAATCGGTGTGGAAAATCTCCTAAATCGTAAATCCTGGAGTTCCTTCCTACCTCAATGTTCTTCCTTCTAAGGGTTGGCACAAAAGCAGTagatattgaaataaataacaaagaatTCCAGCTCCTTTCATTTAGGGTTGTTTAAAACGAAAGGAGAGGCTCTTCCACTTCTATTTACTATATATGGTTTTTGACTGAACTTgtccttatttttattatcatctTTTGTATATTATGATATGACATATACActtcatgcatgcatgcatatataaatatattatatttctcatttatatatttcataatattgatatccccataaatatttttctaagcCTAATGGCCAAATCAAGTCCAAAcccaaaacaagttaaaagaCCCTCATTCACTCAGCCCGATAAACCCAAACCTTATTGATCCAAGCACAGTTTTCAAGCAGGAAGAACCTCAGGTTGGTCAGCCCAATCCAACTACCCTGTTAAGGCGGAAACGCCTACAAACAAAACTCATATTAGTAGGTTTGTTACCAAACAGCAAGGTCGTCATATTAGTTGTATTCCACACGTCACCCTAAAAAGAGTGCCAGCAAGGACCTTATAGTATCCTGGATCCGATTGTTGGAAGTAGCAAGTAATTACCTCTCCTATATGCACAGTTACTCGGTAGAATTACTTAAAACTGACATATTTCTTAGGAGATAgtttaaatattgaataacCATCATTGCCACAAAATAGATATCCCGAAGATTCCAAGTCACATAACACCAACTCATCCTAATATCTCTCCAAAGTTGCTACTATAAATAAGGTCTAAGGTAAGTCCAAAAGGTAAATTAAGTTCATTCAACTCATTTTGCTTCTGTAACAACAAGGCTATACTGGTTCTTGCTATACTTTTGCACTCTATATAtggattttatttctattttttatactcAAATACTCCAATCTTTGATCACGTTATTTATCTCTCCATGATCTCACATCTACTCAAGTTTCCTTTActctattttatcaaatattttactgACTTATGTATAGAAATGCTAATTATTGTTTTGTAGATTAgtcttttgataattttagaattttcaggaaaattttttattctggtGGTGCTATTAGACCTTGATACGCATCATTGACCCTTTTTGTGGCAAATCTTGAGCGAAAGGCATGAGAAATGACTAGTTCTGATAATAAATGTGATAATGATTCCTTTGAAGGAAACATTTTCCTTCCTACTAGAGCTAGATTAGTCGTTCCACAGCAAGAATAGATTTAAGGAGATCCCAATGATCCTTCCCTTGCTGACAATCCATCGATCTTGCCTATTGAAAACAACTCGCTCTCCTACCAACAACTTAACAAGCTCATTGTTGAGGCTGTTAGCACAACTCTTACAAGGTCTCCTCCCCCCACTCCTGCTATTAATACAAGAACAGGTCAAACATCTCATCCTAACATAACTGGCGTTTTAGGACAAGGAAGCCATGGCGGGCTGACTCCTACACCACCCGTTTGTATAACAGCAAGATGAATCTCACCCTTCTAGATAGACCAGCAAGGTGGCTATGAACGCTTGGCAAACCCTCCGCCAGGAGATGCTAGAACTTTGCCCATAAATGAATGAAGAGGCCCCTTGCCTGAAGTGAAGAATCCCCCTTATCGAAGAGGTGATGGCCGAAGAGCTCCTTGCTCATTTCAGAGCACTATCACACCTATCATCCTATAACAGTCTACTGATCGTGTAAGTTTGAAAATGTTGCACTACTACACAAGTATAACTATGATATTAAATATCgtgttttttttatgacaCTTATCAGATCTACTCAGCAATAGTTCACAACCTTTatcttttcaatattatttatttataaaatatttattatgaaagtaattataattatattattcattttttaaattaattacacgcATATTTGGGTGTGccagtaataaatataataactagTATAGGCCTGTTCCATTAAGGATCTAGTCCACGAAGCAAGCCGGCTTGCAAATTTCCCCCCTGGGCCTGGAGTTGGACACAACGGCTTCCTCCTTTGGCTAATCCACCAAACCAGAGCAATGGCGACTTTATTTATGAACACGACTTTAGCGGTTAAGGGATAAGAACAACACGTTTGTTCAACAATTGTTAGATAGACGGCCAGTTAACAACTTAGTTACATAATTTCTGGAACGCAGGTCCTCTGTATAAATACTGACCAACTGGAAGAAATAAAACAACGTAGATTTGAGTTGAGTTGCtctcctttctctctctaaattttCTCTTGAGATTGATGCTCGGGAAAGGGTTCAGTTCACTATGCTGGTTCAGACCTAAGCTCTCTGACACTTTCTCATGTTAATACGCATGGCACCATGATCATAGGCCAGATGCTTGCAGCTGTTTCTATGGACACTTTTTTGGCCTATATCTCTAGTTACGCACGGCAGCATTCATCAAGAGAGGGCTGCCAATGAACCAAATCAGTTTCTTGCTCAACACAAAACGGGTTCTCAATTTTTTACCTTATCAATGATAGAAGTGATGAGGACCAGGTTCAATGTCGTGGCCTTCATGGAAAGCGAGCTCAGTGATTTATTCTTTGCAACGAACAGAAGAACAAGATAATCGGAACCtaatatgatcaaatatatttgttatacaaTCAAGAAATACCGCAAACTATTAGTATGACCAAGTTGGCACACCGAGAGATCGATTCTTGCAAGTTTTCTCGCCTTTTTCTCCTCTTATATTTGTGATCTGGATCCTCCCTAATGCAGAAAGATCTATCAGAAGCAACGCTAAGTGGCTGTGAAGCTGAAGCAAATTATCACTAAGGTAGCAACTAAAGGGAGATCCACCCTGATTGGTTCCAGAATCCGTCAGACAGGTCAAAATGAAAGTTAAGAGGAGGGCATTTCCTGctctcctttttcttgataTCCATACCAAAACAAGCATTTCTGCTATACCAGAGCAGATACACACAGGTttgtcatatatttaatttctcaagCATACATTTTTCTCATTGCAATTAATAAACTTTAGTTTCTCAAGCATACAGTTTTGTCTCTGCATGCTCTCATTCTACAAAAGAACCTAGAGCTAGAGCTATCATACATGACTTTTGGTTTTTTGGTCAAAAACTGGGGGGCTTGATAGCTATACAATAAGAACAATTTGCATATGCAAATTTCTATTTCCAAAGTGCTTTTTCATGCTTGTCAATATAGTCTGCATGCTCATCCACCAGAGAGAATCTTTTCCAGTAGCTCAAATATTACATGAATGCAAATGAGGCTGTCAGCAAGCTACCCAGAACGAGCATGGAGACTGCTTCGACAGATGATGAAGATTTTGAAGGAGTGGCCGTTGCATTAGCCGTGGCTGTTTTGTTGGTTCTGTGAAATTTATGTtgcaaatccaagaaaaagtTCAGTTACACAAATTAATGTGTTGAtgcttaaattttaaatagctTATATCTGAAATTTGGCATACCCGGACATCACGTACAAGCAGCTGTCATAGCCTGCATAAAAAGAATAGAGGTGAAGTAAATGAGTTGTCTTGAGGAAACTTAtccatgaaaaaaaaattaccaaaccaaaaaagaacagagatgaaaagaaataaaactatGTTTCATGTGCATATGAATGCTCCCCAAAAGACGATAAACGGGAAGCAAGAGAAATCTGCAGAAGTGGAGTTCAATATCACTCTACATATAATTAGAGATCTATGATTAGTGGGAAACTCTTATATGCACGGAGTTTTCAGAAACCAAAAGGTGTTGACTAAGCTACGTCAGCATAAGGTAGGTCTTACTGTTGATAGGCGCAGTCCACAAACGGTTGGTGTATTCTCAACCAGTGGGTATAAGAATTTCACTGAATTGGGAGGATAACTTCTAGATTTTGGtgttttatgatttatatgtatataatatggGATCAGATTGCAAATACTATCTACAGAGTCAGCATCACCAGAGGTTTTATTACGTACTTGGATTCTTGTTTGTTCTGACCCCTGCTCCTCCAAAACTGCAGGCAATATCTGTAGCTCCATTCTGCTGGTAGTAACTGTTGAATGCATAAGATGCGTGAGATGCCAGGTTATCAGGCTCAAAGCAAGGCTGGCTTGGCTGAATAGCAGAACAATCGACATTTCCGGAACTGCAGGCCCAATCTAGACCATTTTTAAGATCAGCATCAGAAGCAGTGGGTGACGCAATGCACCATGTTGTCCCATTCGAACCTGTGATGTTTGTTGCATTCATAGTCATGTCCACTACACCCTTTCCAGTGAAATCAAGGTTGTAAACACTTGTCTGATCAGGAAAAAATAGACCCCAGTTCCTCTCGGATTCCAAACCAGGCTTCCGATTCTcattaaataatgagaagaGGTACACATCTATTTCCTCTCCTGGCTTCGCCGGAGTACCCGTGTCATTGATGACATGACGGATCAGATTCGTATTATAAGTTTGTGCGTTATCGGGAGTTGCACCAGTCTCCTTTGGGGATCCTTTGGAAGGCCATCCCGTCTCGGTAACCATAATCTCAATAGTTCTGAAATTCAAAGCCGTGAGTGCGAAATTAATCGCATCAATCTGAGCATCAAACATATTTGTATATAGCAAACCAGTATTTGGATCAATAACTTCAGAAGATGACTCGAACAGAGCATAATCTAGCGACACGTTGCTTGAAGAATCCCTATATGCATAATAAGGGTATATGTTAACCATAAATGGTGACTGATTCTCGGCAAGGAATTCCAACATCGATCTCAGAAAGAAAGCATATTTACTGTTGAAAGCTCCGGCAGAAGGTGGGAATGACCGGGACAGAACTCCCAAGGAATGGGTACTAGAGACTTTAATCTTCCTATGAAGACCAGCTTTTTTCAGAGATGTCAAGACATTTTGCATTGCAGGAACTACCATCGCAGAGACATTGTTGGGAGCTTCGGTTACTTCAGCACCAACAGTTATGTAAGTGATTTTTGTCGCTGGATAGTATGGAAGAATGCTATTCTTTAACCACGTATCAGCATTTGTTTGGAATTGAGAGAACGCCAACAAGTCTGAGTTGGGAATCCCAATCATGAGTTCAATTCCTGTATTTGCAAATGCCTTGAGAACCTGTATATTGGAATCATATATCCGTATGTATTTAATGTTGTGAAGTTGGATCAGCTGCACTGCTTTATCTGGGGTGGGTAGATCATCCGCGTTTCTTCCATAGCATACTCCAATTTTGCCACCTTCGCAGATGCCTATCACACAAAGGGAAACTATTTAGCAGTAAACCTTAATACCAAAACCAACCATGTCAAGCCCTTTGGTCATCTCAGCCAGGTTGAGCATAAAAGATATGCACAGTCGAAACTAACAAGCatgcaaaacatcttataCATATTCATTCATTTGACTGATAAGTCTGCACTTTCCCAAATTATGTTATACTAACATCTTGGAGTAAAACAATCAGTCATATCAGCATGTTATATTGCCTGAAAAGTAGCTATCGTCGACAAAGCTGATTGTCACAAGAGTACTGTTTAgaatgaatttttgaattcCATGCTCAAAAAACCATTTTCCTATGGTCAAGGAATATGCTGTTAGGTTGAAAAGATTGATTCTAAAGCATTCGACTCCAGATATACGTGCAACTGAGCTCAAAAGTTTCTACAAGAACAAGTCATGAAATTGCTAGTTTCAGAACATGTTGAAGACTTAATCatgaaaaagcaaaagaacTACCAGAATCATggggtaatttatttttttattactaaaaaataaaaaaattataataatataatttaattaaatatactaatattattataacgaGTCGTGATTttcgaattaaaaaatatttttttaaataataaattgccAAGTGGCGTCGgaatataaaatcatgacagCAAGTCATGATTGATTTGGGCATTTTCCAAATCACGACAGCATTTTGCTATTGTAAGCATTTTTAGTttgtttaattcaatattttataaattaattatataaaattaatttttttaataatatattaaagtccaaaaaatcttaatattaaaattgtattaatttaaataattacaattaagtatacaaatataataacgtatatttttttgtataatgtagtatataattattcttgacAACCCGATACCGGCACATCTGATTGTGTagaagaatttctttgttggGATTGTTGCCTTGCACGCGTTTGCGCCCAATCCATCTCATTGTGAATACGTGATGTTTGATTTCGACCAGAGTGCGAAAAGATGCGAATACGTGATGTACCGGGATTTGAGTTGGTCCACGACACTACTATTCAAATCTCTTCCCACCCAGGTCGAAATCAAACATCAcgtattcacaacgagatggattgTGCGCAAACGCGTGCAATGCAACAATCCCAACGAAGAAATTCTTCTACACAATCAGATGTGCCGGTATAGGGTTGTCaagaataattgtatacttcaattgtattttttaccattgtacaaaaaaatatacgctattacatttgtatacttaattgtaattatttaaattgatttcgACCCGAGTGCGAAAAGATGCGAATACGTGATGTACCGGGATTTGAGTTGGTCCACGACACTACTATTCAAATCTCTTCCCACCCAGGTCGAAATCAAACATCAcgtattcacaacgagatggattgTGCGCAAACGCGTGCAATGCAACAATCCCAACGAAGAAATTCTTCTACACAATCAGATGTGCCGGTATAGGGTTGTCaagaataattgtatacttcaattgtattttttaccattgtacaaaaaaatatacgctattacatttgtatacttaattgtaattatttaaattaatacaatttttatattatgattttttggactttaatatattgttaaaaattaatttataaaattttaattaaatgaaataaaaaagaaaaaaagaaaaatgttcaCAACAGCAAAATGTTGTTGTGATATGGAAAATCTCAAATCAATCACGACAGCAAGCCGTGATTTTAAAATCCAACGCTAAGTCGCGATTTTATATTGCGACTCagcaatttatttaataaaaaatttaattcaaatcacGACtcgttataataatattagtatatttaattaaattatattaataattttttattttttaataataaaaaataaataaccccATCTATCTCCAGTGTTCATAGAATATATGATGTCATATTGTTACTTTGGTTTCTGATCGACCAATACAGGTGCACACAGTGGAACCTCATctgcaaatcaaataatattacaccTGAACATGAGAAAGCATGTTGTGTTTATTGTTTCGAACAAGAATCTGGCTAAAATGTTTCCATTTTCCCCTGCTATGCTGTTACCTGAAATTAATACCTCGTGCACAAGAATATGAACTAGAAAACTGTGATTCAAGTTCAGGTTTCCAAGCATCGTAGGGTGCTTAATGCTTCAACCAGTAAACATGAGGTGCCTAGAAGATTTTATTACTCCTAACATGTTCGGTCCTGGATTTAAATTGAGTTGAACATTTGCCAGAAGCCATaatcaaagaaacaaaagcataATTTTGACCTTACCGTCAtctatctcaaaaaataaaaaaaagacagtTCCATGAAACTTGGCATGAGTTTAATAAAGAAATGCAATTGAGGAACAAGGTTAATGGCATTGTAAAAATCCTGTGCGACTATAATCTCACAGAGGTTTTTGGGATCAACTAAAGCAATCCAAAGTTAAATATTTGGTGACTGCATActaatttaagaatttaaacTCTCTATACCACCTCTGATAATCTAGTGCCTAGTCCTCCTCTCAGTAGCTTCTGCACTAGTCTCTAACATTGGGTATCTCCAATGAGGAACTAAGGTTGCCTGAAATTCAGACGAATGTGAAACGGGGATaggaaaatttcaaaaagaagGAAATGCACTTGAAGCAATTACATAGCATTATCACCTAAAATATACAAGATTTGTACCATAAGATAAGTTGTGATGAACTATTCCATATAAAGAATGATAAGGAACTACACAACATATTAAACCTCCAAAATATGGTGAATGATCATAAATGTCAATTTGCCAAGTGAAAAATTCACATGTCTATGTTGACAAGCAAAAATACATCTGTCAGCAACCATACTAGAAAACACAAAAGCAAATTTCCATCCAGAGCACAACACAGAAatacagaaaaacaaaaaaacagcTGGATTGCAATGGCACCattgacaaaaagaaaaataataatgtcacATTGTTTTTGTCCACATTTAGCAATTAACACAATCTGAATGTTAAATATCTGGGCCTGCCTACTTACAGGAATATGTCCTTGACATATGGTTGCTTCAACCACTATGACAGCAAGATATAGAGCATCCCCCACTTTAATAAGTTCACTACACTATCACATACTACCTGAACTAATCCTTAGCCTAAATTATTGGGACATTAGTTAGCAAAGACGGAGGAGAACCTGAAATCAGTATGCCTATGCATAAGAATGTACCGAACAATGTACAGTTCAGGGAAAAGAACTCAGCAGGATATGCTATTTTTGGGTTAGACTCGCTATAGAAGTTGAGGAAGAAAGAGATCTGCAGGTTTGCTTAGGAAAGTAAGGACAAGAAGCCCAGAAAGAAGCAATGAGATGGGAAGAACATGGACGCCCATGAAAAACCAAAACAAGAATAATCAATGTTAATAGTCATAACATACGCAAAGCCGAGAAACAGGAAAAAACTCAGCTCACACTGTATAGTTCAAAGCCTCAGTTACACACACAGAGCAGAGGCAGAGAGAAAAGGGGAATGTGGGCACATACCAAGAAGCATTAGTAGCTGAAAACTTGCAAAGAGGAGCACAAAGCCACTTCCCATTTGCTCTCCCAGTCAGTGTGTGTGTATTCCGTATGAGAAAGACAGTTTACTCCCACTCTCTTGAAGGGCTGAAGCACCTATTCTTCTCTACGCTGATTCAAATTGTGCCGAGGAATTTGTACCACTCTTGCAACGTTCTTTTCCCAACGTCTCTCGGTACGGGAAAAAGGGCCTCTCTCTCTCGCGCTCAGAGAGAGAGTGCGTTTTGGTGGTGTGTGTCGGACAGTGTGTCAGCAAGGCGATGTTTGGGGGTAATAGTAATACGGACTTGAGAGAATTTTATGCAATAGAGCTAAGAAAAAACTTGTTGATTCCGCAAAGCCTTTTTTTACAAGTTGTTTGGCAGATATTGGGATGTCTGTGACTGTGACTGCGAGTGTTGTTCCCCCACAATACATAAATCCAATCCACTGTCAGCACAGCAGCACTGtttctgtttctgtttctCGAAACTCGATTCCCACTTTGCTACAGCCCAATAACAACGGTCAAACAGCACAGCAGCATTTCCCCTATTTAATGAGGacccctttttcctttttttttttttttctttttgtgaacTCCTCTCAAGGGAAGGTATCATTCATGGtttttaaagattaaattaCAACCACTTTGATTgaagtttaatataattataaatatttattttatttaatagttagtttaattcattaatttttatttttttttctttataataaactaatcaaaatacttttatggactataaatttaattttatttatttttaaaagaaattgaagctTTTTTCNNNNNNNNNNNNNNNNNNNNNNNNNNNNNNNNNNNNNNNNNNNNNNNNNNNNNNNNNNNNNNNNNNNNcaattcaatattttttttgaaaaaaaaatacagtaaggacaaaattgctaatttttatgtttccattcaaaaaaattacataatttatcaaatattaagggtattaataattttttcaaataataaaggggtattcgtaatttttcaGTAAACCTCGTCGTAGTTtacttttttagaattttaatttgaaaaaaataaaattttcgtcctataattttggtctaaattcattttaatcatttatctTTAACgatattagatttaatcattTACCTATGAACTTTGCAGATTTAGTCCTTTAGTATAGTTTATGGCTCTTTTGCCCTTTTGATGTATATGCTGATAGTTCATCATAATGTTCTAagtgtattataaataaatatattttaataaatcatgaCTCTTATACTATTTTAAGCGAGCATTAGCTACggaatgcaaaataaataaaaatatatggactaaaattatttttgaaaagctatgtatgggtaaaattatctgaaattgggtcaaatgactaaaattaagcaattttaaaagttacaaGCCTAAAACTAAAACGGGtaaatttaaaggattaaaatcaataacaaccaaatataaaagactaacaaatactttttccttttattttaattacttacaaaaaaaaaacataattttattttttaatattttaatttatagctTTATAACTCGTAATGTTTAAATTACATTCTAGCTTAAtttgttgaaatattttcaaaaaaaattaagacgaaattattaacatataacaaaaagttgtgaaataatataattaagaaatttttataagaataattactCCTGAAAACGTTATAATTGTTttagaaatttcaaatattttaaaattactacaGTAAAATTTTCGACTTAACAGAATATCATCTtctgaacaattttttttttcatcacaGGAATTTTCATAGTCATAACAGATATGACTATAAAGTTTCAAACTCTACTAATTGACAAGAACTCgcttagaaataaatttaattatcactgTACGAAATaacttgttattttttaatagtaaaataattcctataactaaaatatattaggaTTAGTTCCAAAGCTGAATAGTTTGTCTTTAGGaattttaaacaaatcaaaataagtAGAATAGTTCtacatattttatgaaaattaataaaaacattgaaaaaattactgtAAATATATGAAGTAAAATTTACACAACAAATCagtcaaatataaaaaaggatTACATTTTCCAACTAATTTATTAAGCTGATTTTTTACCTAAAATTTGTGTAACATTTCCAAACAATTAATAACTGtcgtaaaattattttttcaacgAATACAAGTATCTGAATAAGTcgaatttgtattattattataatatttaatatatttaatttttcttttaacgcaaacaaaataaaaatgcgtataattttttttaacaatgtttatattttgtgtttttataaatatttaaatttatgtatgtCGATGTTTATTTGGATGATATATATACGTTCACTCTTGCTAGATATGATAAAccagaaaaatatcaaaataatgttGAGAGTGGGATTTGAACCCACGCCCTTTCGGACCAGAACCTTAATCTGGCGCCTTAGACCAACTCGGCCATCTCAACTGCTTGTTCTTCATTTTGGAcgttttttattatattttgacccTTTGAGTTAAGCAAGtctaaaacaaattaagtccactagttaattttgaattaaaatccAACTCGATCtgaattaatcatattaattcaATCATAACATCAACCAAGCTCAGGACATAAATTTTTCAGAGTGTGTGACCTGATAGTTATTAGCTCAAAACTCTTATGATTTGATGACA
This Sesamum indicum cultivar Zhongzhi No. 13 linkage group LG5, S_indicum_v1.0, whole genome shotgun sequence DNA region includes the following protein-coding sequences:
- the LOC105162034 gene encoding profilin-3-like translates to MSWQSYIDDHLMADIDGCHLTAAAIVGHDGSVWAQSSNFPQFKGEEVTAIMNDFDNPGTLAPTGLYIGGTKYMVIQGEPGAVIRGKKGSGGATVKKTNLALIIGIYDEPMTPGQCNMVVEKIGDYLIEQGL
- the LOC105162035 gene encoding glucan endo-1,3-beta-glucosidase 13, producing MGSGFVLLFASFQLLMLLGICEGGKIGVCYGRNADDLPTPDKAVQLIQLHNIKYIRIYDSNIQVLKAFANTGIELMIGIPNSDLLAFSQFQTNADTWLKNSILPYYPATKITYITVGAEVTEAPNNVSAMVVPAMQNVLTSLKKAGLHRKIKVSSTHSLGVLSRSFPPSAGAFNSKYAFFLRSMLEFLAENQSPFMVNIYPYYAYRDSSSNVSLDYALFESSSEVIDPNTGLLYTNMFDAQIDAINFALTALNFRTIEIMVTETGWPSKGSPKETGATPDNAQTYNTNLIRHVINDTGTPAKPGEEIDVYLFSLFNENRKPGLESERNWGLFFPDQTSVYNLDFTGKGVVDMTMNATNITGSNGTTWCIASPTASDADLKNGLDWACSSGNVDCSAIQPSQPCFEPDNLASHASYAFNSYYQQNGATDIACSFGGAGVRTNKNPSYDSCLYVMSGTNKTATANATATPSKSSSSVEAVSMLVLGSLLTASFAFM